A region of Ornithodoros turicata isolate Travis chromosome 5, ASM3712646v1, whole genome shotgun sequence DNA encodes the following proteins:
- the LOC135396208 gene encoding uncharacterized protein LOC135396208: MSKDRRVFLGAAVMLATLVALSQTASVEWNPQLLQEELMKRSSAAQTTKWQKWPLLSLMPRQRLYEQYESRHGQQPQGPAYSVEGDDDDVGLDSQDDSRKAKQRNKACFFKICSFSTRALKGREMNLD, translated from the exons ATGTCCAAGGACCGGCGGGTGTTCCTCGGTGCTGCAGTGATGCTTGCGACTTTGGTCGCTCTATCTCAGACTGCTTCCGTTGAGTGGAATCCGCAGTTGCTTCAAGAGGAGCTGATGAAAAGG AGCTCAGCTGCACAGACAACGAAGTGGCAGAAATGGCCTCTGCTGTCTCTCATGCCACGTCAACGGCTGTACGAACAGTACGAATCCCGCCATGGCCAGCAGCCGCAGGGACCTGCATACAGCGTCGAAGGGGACGACGACGACGTAGGACTAGACTCTCAGGACGATTCCAGAAAAGCAAAACAGAGGAACA AAGCGTGCTTCTTCAAGATATGTTCCTTCAGCACTCGGGCCCTGAAAGGAAGAGAGATGAATCTAGACTGA